A stretch of Meiothermus sp. Pnk-1 DNA encodes these proteins:
- a CDS encoding RNA-guided endonuclease TnpB family protein, protein MWRCSWPPPSRTARRFKAVRRYGQKVRAKVKPPSRENPRMSRRYREIARKERRQVEHLLHMVTAHFVRACVQRGAKEIAIGELTGIRGAIDYGDRLNQRLHNWSYRKVVDMIRYKAEIAGIAVRTDVDERNTSRTCHACGRVCEASRIHRGLYRCQCGWTAQADVNGALNIYERAFQVSPIQGSSGRVARPVVLSFRPGWHTVHEPKRRSDLRAS, encoded by the coding sequence GTGTGGCGGTGCTCCTGGCCGCCGCCTTCGAGGACGGCGCGGCGATTCAAGGCGGTTCGGCGGTACGGGCAGAAGGTGCGGGCAAAGGTTAAGCCGCCGTCGCGGGAGAACCCCCGCATGTCCCGACGGTACAGGGAGATCGCCCGCAAAGAACGCCGACAGGTCGAACACCTGCTGCACATGGTCACCGCGCACTTCGTCCGCGCGTGTGTCCAGCGTGGGGCCAAGGAGATTGCCATCGGCGAGCTGACCGGTATCCGAGGGGCTATCGACTACGGCGATCGGCTGAACCAACGCCTCCACAACTGGTCCTACCGGAAGGTCGTGGACATGATCCGATACAAAGCGGAGATCGCCGGGATCGCAGTCCGAACCGATGTGGATGAGCGGAACACCTCCCGCACGTGCCACGCCTGCGGCAGGGTGTGCGAGGCAAGCCGGATTCATCGCGGGTTGTACCGCTGCCAATGCGGGTGGACAGCCCAAGCGGACGTGAACGGCGCGCTGAACATCTACGAGCGCGCATTCCAGGTATCTCCCATCCAGGGGAGTAGTGGCCGCGTGGCGCGGCCCGTGGTCTTGTCATTCCGGCCGGGATGGCATACGGTCCACGAACCGAAGCGCAGGTCGGACCTGCGTGCCTCTTGA
- a CDS encoding RNA-guided endonuclease TnpB family protein, protein MPRAETVILKLRDPGAGKRRWLDQTAELFRQGTQLGLDYALSNQTSNRGKIHAATYPKIRALGLPSDYCRMAVNQAVQLARSHFGLRKGQRRAGKPTTVRSQGIGLGVNAYRVVGSALRLSTGVQGDYLWLPLCVPARWRDKLQHVKGDARLFKRGEDWYVMLPLRVPHTPTVRDGDGESTVIGVDLGVVRLLTAKHPHGCLVVNGKPVRHKREHRASLRKRLQRHRRTDRVRAMRGKERRWMTDLNHKVSRRLVDLALQYPNPVLAFEKLDGIRDRVRGSKRFNRMVSSWAFRQLVDFVLYKAERAGVRVIFVDPRRTSRTCPKCGHATRANRPEQGHFRCVACGYQGNADVVASLNIAGVAAGLLRQGPPDTARPGRPGQAPSVGRGLDGVKVCEAQALHTDSNLESSA, encoded by the coding sequence ATGCCCAGGGCAGAAACCGTCATTCTAAAGCTGCGCGACCCCGGGGCGGGCAAGCGACGCTGGCTCGACCAGACCGCCGAGCTGTTCCGCCAGGGGACGCAGCTGGGACTCGACTATGCCCTGAGCAACCAAACCAGTAATAGGGGGAAGATCCATGCCGCCACCTACCCGAAGATCCGCGCCCTGGGCCTGCCCTCCGACTACTGCCGCATGGCGGTCAACCAGGCGGTGCAGCTCGCCCGGAGCCACTTCGGGCTGCGCAAGGGCCAGCGGCGGGCGGGCAAACCTACGACGGTTCGTAGTCAGGGGATCGGGCTCGGGGTCAACGCCTACCGGGTGGTTGGTTCCGCCCTTCGGCTTTCCACCGGGGTGCAAGGTGACTACCTCTGGCTCCCCCTGTGCGTCCCCGCCCGTTGGCGGGACAAGCTGCAACACGTCAAAGGTGATGCAAGGCTGTTCAAGCGGGGCGAAGACTGGTACGTGATGCTGCCCCTGCGCGTACCCCACACCCCAACCGTCCGTGACGGCGACGGTGAATCCACCGTCATCGGGGTTGACCTCGGGGTTGTACGCCTCCTGACCGCGAAGCATCCCCACGGCTGCCTGGTCGTGAACGGCAAGCCCGTCCGCCATAAGCGCGAACACCGAGCCTCCCTCCGCAAGCGCCTCCAGCGCCACCGCCGCACCGACCGGGTGCGGGCCATGCGGGGCAAGGAGCGGCGCTGGATGACCGACCTCAACCATAAGGTGAGCCGCCGGTTGGTGGACCTGGCCCTTCAGTACCCCAATCCGGTACTCGCCTTCGAGAAGCTGGACGGGATACGGGATAGGGTGCGGGGGAGCAAGCGGTTCAACCGGATGGTCTCTTCCTGGGCCTTCCGGCAACTGGTGGACTTCGTGCTGTACAAGGCGGAGCGGGCGGGGGTGCGGGTCATCTTCGTGGATCCCCGCCGGACCAGCCGCACCTGCCCAAAGTGCGGCCACGCTACCCGGGCCAACCGACCTGAGCAGGGCCACTTCCGATGTGTGGCCTGCGGCTACCAGGGCAACGCCGACGTGGTAGCTTCTCTCAACATCGCTGGCGTAGCGGCTGGACTGCTGCGCCAAGGGCCGCCTGACACGGCCCGTCCGGGGCGACCCGGACAGGCTCCTTCCGTGGGGAGGGGGCTGGATGGAGTAAAGGTGTGTGAGGCGCAAGCTTTGCATACAGACTCCAACCTTGAAAGTTCCGCGTAG
- a CDS encoding carbohydrate ABC transporter permease — protein sequence MARKALQALWIHLTLILAVLLVGSPLLFAAIKATQSGAAVNSADLMPGGHFWDNLRTAWNGAKLGVYLRNSLVVATGITLLKVVTSALGAMALVYFRIPAKGVLFSLILLTLMLPTDLLVVALFDLVNRLGWANTYPALILPFAASATGIFLLRQHFMGIPSSLLDAARIDGAGPLRFLLSVLVPLSWNTIGALALIQFIYGWEQYLWPLIIIRDSDHQVIQVGLKSLIGQASGQTDWGMVMAGTLVAILPPMVVFTLLGRQFSRGFVLSESK from the coding sequence ATGGCGCGTAAAGCCCTGCAGGCCCTGTGGATCCACCTCACCCTGATCCTCGCGGTGCTCTTGGTGGGATCTCCCCTGCTGTTTGCCGCCATCAAGGCCACCCAAAGCGGCGCGGCCGTCAACTCCGCCGACCTCATGCCGGGCGGCCACTTCTGGGACAACCTGCGGACCGCCTGGAACGGCGCCAAACTGGGCGTATACCTGCGCAATAGCCTCGTGGTGGCGACAGGGATCACCCTGCTCAAGGTCGTCACCTCGGCGCTGGGGGCGATGGCGCTGGTATATTTCCGCATACCCGCCAAGGGAGTGCTGTTTTCCCTGATCCTCCTGACTTTGATGCTGCCCACCGACCTCCTGGTGGTGGCGCTGTTCGACCTGGTGAACCGCCTGGGTTGGGCCAACACCTATCCGGCCCTCATCCTTCCCTTCGCCGCCTCGGCCACGGGGATCTTCCTGCTGCGCCAGCACTTCATGGGCATCCCCTCGAGCCTGCTGGACGCCGCCCGGATCGACGGAGCAGGGCCTTTGCGCTTCCTCCTTTCGGTGCTGGTTCCCCTGAGCTGGAACACCATCGGCGCGCTGGCCCTGATCCAGTTCATCTACGGTTGGGAGCAGTACCTGTGGCCTTTGATCATCATCCGCGACAGCGACCACCAGGTGATCCAGGTGGGGCTCAAAAGCCTTATCGGGCAGGCCAGCGGACAGACCGACTGGGGCATGGTGATGGCCGGGACCCTGGTGGCTATCCTCCCTCCCATGGTGGTGTTCACCCTGCTGGGGCGGCAGTTCAGCCGGGGTTTTGTCCTCTCGGAGAGCAAGTAG
- a CDS encoding ABC transporter substrate-binding protein: protein MKPIALITVLSGILCTASLAQSVAVEFWHTFGDPKRGGWIQAKAEAFNKANPNIKVSPVFKGSYPEILQAATLAARQGKPPALVQMYEIGSQFALDSGIFQPVGNVGPIDTADYIKPVLNYYTIGGRVNSIPFNSSSPVLYFNKDLMKKAGLDPANPPKTFGELTAACAKVAAANLGVKCFGMSLNGWFFEQWMAEQGALLANNGNGRKGRATEVLLTSEPAKRIFSWLKEMNDKGYYTYTGKLEDWDGSDAIFTDAKVVFHITSTADIVNINDAAKKTGFEMGVGFLPIPDGVKRNGVVIGGASLWISKGIPKEQAEAALKFALFMTNSQNMAEWHKLTGYYPVRLSSVELLKKEGWLNEKAPQLVAFNQLLETIPNEATAGALIGPFQQVRRLVEEAAQKVFSGTPVDTALAEAKAKADAALKEYNASVK, encoded by the coding sequence ATGAAGCCTATCGCGTTGATCACGGTGTTATCAGGGATTCTCTGTACCGCCAGCCTGGCCCAAAGCGTGGCCGTAGAGTTCTGGCATACCTTTGGCGACCCCAAGCGAGGCGGTTGGATCCAAGCCAAGGCCGAGGCCTTCAACAAGGCCAACCCCAACATCAAAGTGAGCCCCGTGTTCAAGGGCAGTTACCCGGAAATCCTCCAGGCCGCCACCCTGGCGGCGCGGCAGGGTAAGCCTCCGGCGCTGGTACAGATGTACGAGATCGGCAGCCAGTTCGCCCTCGACTCAGGCATCTTCCAGCCCGTCGGCAACGTAGGCCCCATCGACACCGCCGACTACATCAAACCGGTGCTCAACTACTACACCATCGGCGGCCGGGTCAACAGCATCCCCTTCAACTCCTCTTCGCCGGTGCTCTACTTCAACAAGGACCTGATGAAAAAAGCGGGCTTAGACCCGGCCAATCCGCCCAAAACCTTCGGCGAGCTCACCGCGGCCTGCGCCAAAGTGGCCGCCGCCAACCTCGGGGTTAAGTGCTTCGGGATGAGCCTCAACGGCTGGTTCTTCGAGCAGTGGATGGCCGAGCAGGGGGCGCTGCTGGCCAACAATGGCAACGGGCGCAAGGGCCGGGCTACCGAGGTGCTCCTGACCAGCGAGCCCGCCAAGCGGATTTTCTCCTGGCTCAAGGAGATGAACGACAAGGGTTACTACACCTACACCGGCAAGCTCGAGGACTGGGACGGCAGCGATGCCATCTTCACCGATGCCAAAGTGGTCTTCCACATCACCTCCACCGCCGACATCGTCAACATCAACGACGCCGCCAAAAAGACCGGCTTCGAGATGGGGGTGGGCTTTTTGCCCATTCCCGATGGGGTCAAGCGCAATGGGGTGGTGATCGGCGGGGCCAGCCTGTGGATCAGCAAGGGAATCCCCAAGGAACAGGCCGAGGCCGCTCTTAAGTTCGCCCTGTTTATGACCAACTCCCAAAACATGGCCGAGTGGCACAAGCTCACCGGCTACTACCCGGTGCGGCTCAGCTCGGTGGAGCTTTTGAAGAAAGAGGGCTGGTTGAACGAGAAAGCGCCCCAGCTGGTGGCTTTCAATCAGCTGCTCGAGACCATCCCCAACGAGGCTACCGCCGGGGCCCTGATCGGCCCCTTCCAGCAGGTGCGCCGCCTCGTGGAGGAGGCAGCGCAAAAGGTCTTCTCCGGTACCCCGGTAGACACGGCGCTGGCCGAGGCCAAGGCCAAAGCCGACGCCGCCCTCAAGGAGTACAACGCCAGCGTGAAGTAA
- a CDS encoding carbohydrate ABC transporter permease: MNALAVFKNRWLALLLLLPTLVVLGVFLYYPALETLRLSLYRANFVFQTETFVGLSQFQQLLTDPAYFQSLAQTVLFCALVVGLGLALGLGLAILANQRIRGAAVYRSLLLYPYALSPAIAGTLWLFMFNPEVGLVNELLRTWFGVAPRWLDNPILAFVLVVFAAVWKNIGYNLAFYTAALQNLPGELLEAAALDGATPWQRFRHIMLPLLSPITFFLVFVNLTYAIFDTFSLVDILTAGGPTLGKTGVTTFLIYRVYQDGFQNFQTGFAAAQAILMLVMVGALTALQFRLGRRINYGA; encoded by the coding sequence ATGAACGCCCTCGCCGTCTTCAAAAACCGTTGGCTAGCCCTGTTGCTGCTCCTGCCCACCCTGGTGGTGCTCGGGGTTTTCCTCTACTATCCGGCCCTCGAGACCCTACGCCTTTCGCTGTACCGCGCCAACTTCGTCTTTCAAACCGAGACCTTTGTGGGGCTGTCCCAGTTCCAGCAGCTCCTGACCGACCCCGCGTACTTTCAGAGCCTGGCGCAGACGGTGCTCTTCTGCGCTTTGGTGGTGGGTCTGGGGCTGGCCCTGGGACTGGGCCTGGCCATCCTGGCCAACCAGCGGATCCGGGGGGCAGCCGTGTACCGCTCGTTGCTGCTCTACCCCTACGCCCTCTCCCCGGCCATCGCCGGGACGCTGTGGCTATTCATGTTCAACCCCGAGGTGGGGCTGGTCAACGAGCTGCTGCGCACGTGGTTTGGCGTCGCCCCTCGCTGGCTGGACAACCCCATCCTAGCCTTTGTTTTGGTGGTGTTCGCCGCGGTATGGAAAAATATCGGTTATAACCTGGCCTTCTACACCGCCGCGCTACAGAACCTGCCCGGGGAGTTGCTCGAGGCCGCGGCGCTGGACGGAGCGACTCCCTGGCAACGTTTCCGCCACATCATGCTGCCGCTGCTCTCCCCCATCACCTTCTTCCTGGTTTTCGTCAACCTGACCTATGCCATCTTCGACACCTTCAGCCTGGTGGACATCCTCACCGCGGGGGGGCCCACCCTGGGAAAAACGGGAGTCACCACCTTCTTGATCTACCGGGTGTACCAGGACGGCTTCCAAAACTTTCAAACCGGCTTCGCTGCGGCCCAGGCTATCCTCATGTTGGTAATGGTGGGTGCCCTCACCGCTTTGCAGTTCCGCCTGGGAAGGAGGATCAACTATGGCGCGTAA
- a CDS encoding adenosylcobinamide-GDP ribazoletransferase — translation MRPFWLALGFLTTFPVPRLGEIRPGEMRSASAFYPVAGYCLGGALALVAWLAQPLPEGLQGALLLALWLGLTGMLHLDGLLDCADALLAMKPPGERLKVLSDPHLGSFAFGVGFAHLLLKWQLLTLGPSPWLLLGLPAIVRFALLVPMNLYPAARPEGLGAGSREGRLGLALLFALPALASFPWQALAVLLVMLLLARWAASRLGGGLSGDVYGALIEVGESAGLLVGVLLRMV, via the coding sequence ATGCGCCCCTTTTGGCTGGCCCTGGGCTTCCTCACCACCTTCCCCGTGCCCAGGCTAGGTGAGATCCGGCCCGGCGAGATGCGCTCGGCTTCGGCCTTTTACCCCGTGGCCGGGTACTGCCTGGGTGGGGCGCTGGCCCTGGTGGCCTGGCTTGCCCAGCCTCTCCCCGAGGGGTTGCAAGGGGCCTTGCTGCTGGCCTTGTGGCTGGGCCTCACCGGGATGCTCCACCTCGATGGCCTCTTGGACTGCGCCGATGCCCTGCTCGCGATGAAGCCGCCCGGGGAGCGCCTGAAGGTCCTCTCCGACCCGCACCTGGGCAGCTTCGCCTTCGGGGTGGGCTTCGCCCATCTGCTCCTCAAGTGGCAACTCCTGACCCTGGGGCCTTCCCCCTGGCTGCTATTGGGCCTCCCGGCCATCGTGCGCTTCGCGCTGCTCGTTCCCATGAACCTCTACCCGGCAGCGCGGCCGGAGGGGCTGGGGGCAGGCTCGAGGGAAGGCCGCCTCGGCCTGGCCCTGCTCTTTGCCCTCCCGGCTTTGGCCTCGTTTCCCTGGCAGGCCCTGGCGGTGCTCCTGGTCATGCTGCTGCTGGCCCGCTGGGCGGCAAGCCGGCTGGGCGGGGGGCTTTCCGGTGACGTGTACGGGGCGCTGATCGAAGTAGGGGAGAGCGCGGGGTTGCTGGTGGGGGTGTTGCTCCGGATGGTTTAG
- a CDS encoding PKD domain-containing protein has translation MFDRRWCIPALASATAPTLTRFKTRRGVGLNPSVLLALLWVGLVACGGGNPNPGSNQPPTARFTAADTVQAGTPLAFDGSASTDPDNDPLSFSWDFGDGSRGGTARIAHIFPKAGSFKVTLTVADGKGGVHSSEKTITVSPPPAPSKTVAVRGLVKGIDDGPLAGVNVSVVGGSATGTTGADGTVTLNLGVGVDVTLRLSKEGYAEQFKVVNLPGNVGEDGYFEARLIPREAPKTLADAAKGGNLEGKDGVKIGLPAGGLLDPSGKPVSGAVQVSMTPVDVTGAALPAFPGRFEGIEPDGSRNPIVSLGTVEFVLSQNGQRLQVAPGKTASLELPLYANAFIDGSVLKVGDKVPLWSLDERSGTWINEGEGTVVASASSPTKLAVQARVAHFGWWNLDYVPDRANPKLRCVNDVPGQYDDIFAQAQICNMLAEIDRGLSGNSTLPGYAATTTIPIGGGVPLPIPAGVKVILKGSALGGSWAGQATVNLPKNSSDEILIPLRPLTLTGDYWTSFATLPGTNDIFEYRILPDSQKRLVAIVSTRRWEGNNSRPIISVQRWNGSAWSKVTDDLEGEVNAAPFACADFVLDQDDNPVVVYTYPVPNTSYHEYFVRRWKPGGWVAVGPDGGKLPGQRYSTCSESPSLAVGADNQPIVAYELNGAAYVRRFDGANWVGMGPSEGKLNGSIPANHVVMVLDSSGNPVVIWRAYNTSDSYALRYKPTPTPSWEAIGPNNGLLPTSLPLLGFYPTSLILDASGNPVAAGAADICSSPSCGSAYMGVAIYRYDGTQWQTSGGHTASPNGYLSNRPGRRALVLDASNHPLMAWVELSVLYVQRWNGSVWTGVGSDSGAFGNGYNAPTLVRDGAGNLLLGFKLIGGQKIEIYRYVP, from the coding sequence ATGTTCGATCGGCGATGGTGCATTCCGGCCCTGGCATCGGCAACCGCCCCCACCCTGACCCGATTCAAAACCCGGCGCGGGGTCGGTCTGAACCCCTCGGTTTTACTGGCCTTGCTTTGGGTAGGGCTCGTGGCCTGCGGAGGCGGGAACCCCAACCCCGGCTCGAATCAACCGCCCACCGCCAGATTCACCGCCGCAGACACCGTACAGGCCGGTACGCCGCTGGCCTTTGACGGCTCGGCCTCCACCGACCCTGACAATGACCCGCTGAGCTTTAGCTGGGACTTCGGCGACGGTTCAAGGGGCGGGACCGCCAGGATCGCCCATATCTTCCCCAAGGCAGGCAGCTTCAAGGTGACGCTCACGGTCGCGGACGGCAAGGGCGGAGTCCACAGCAGCGAGAAAACCATCACCGTCTCCCCGCCTCCGGCCCCGAGTAAGACCGTAGCCGTGCGAGGGCTGGTAAAGGGGATTGACGACGGGCCGCTGGCGGGCGTCAACGTCTCGGTCGTTGGGGGTTCGGCCACCGGGACGACCGGAGCGGACGGGACGGTGACGTTGAATTTGGGCGTCGGGGTGGATGTGACCCTCAGGCTCTCCAAGGAGGGTTATGCCGAGCAGTTCAAGGTCGTCAACCTCCCCGGTAACGTCGGGGAGGATGGGTATTTTGAAGCCCGCCTGATACCCCGCGAGGCTCCCAAAACCCTCGCCGACGCGGCCAAGGGCGGGAATCTGGAGGGAAAAGACGGGGTGAAGATCGGCCTACCGGCAGGGGGGCTGCTGGACCCCTCCGGCAAACCCGTCTCCGGCGCAGTGCAGGTGAGCATGACCCCGGTGGACGTGACCGGCGCGGCCCTGCCCGCCTTCCCGGGGCGCTTTGAGGGGATCGAGCCGGACGGCTCGAGAAACCCCATCGTCAGCCTGGGCACGGTGGAGTTCGTCCTTTCCCAGAACGGGCAGCGCTTGCAGGTGGCCCCGGGGAAGACGGCGAGCCTCGAGCTGCCCCTCTACGCCAACGCCTTTATAGACGGAAGCGTGCTCAAGGTTGGGGACAAGGTGCCGCTGTGGTCGCTGGACGAGCGGAGCGGAACCTGGATCAACGAGGGCGAGGGAACCGTGGTGGCGAGCGCGAGTTCCCCCACGAAACTGGCGGTGCAGGCGCGGGTGGCGCACTTTGGCTGGTGGAACCTGGACTACGTACCCGATCGGGCCAACCCCAAACTCCGCTGCGTCAACGACGTGCCGGGGCAGTATGACGATATCTTCGCCCAGGCTCAAATTTGCAATATGCTGGCCGAAATAGACCGGGGACTGTCGGGGAACTCGACGCTTCCCGGCTACGCCGCCACGACCACCATCCCCATCGGCGGGGGGGTGCCGCTTCCCATCCCGGCCGGGGTCAAGGTGATCCTCAAAGGTTCGGCGCTCGGCGGCTCCTGGGCCGGCCAGGCCACGGTGAACCTGCCCAAGAACAGCAGCGACGAGATCCTCATCCCCCTACGACCCCTCACCCTCACCGGCGACTACTGGACGTCCTTCGCCACCCTGCCGGGGACGAACGACATCTTTGAGTACCGGATCCTGCCCGACAGCCAGAAGCGGCTCGTGGCGATCGTCTCGACCAGGCGATGGGAAGGGAACAACTCCAGGCCCATCATCTCGGTGCAGCGCTGGAACGGGAGCGCCTGGTCGAAGGTCACCGACGACCTCGAGGGCGAAGTCAACGCTGCGCCCTTCGCTTGCGCAGACTTTGTCCTGGACCAAGACGATAACCCGGTGGTAGTGTACACGTACCCAGTCCCGAACACCTCGTACCACGAATACTTCGTGCGGCGCTGGAAACCCGGCGGCTGGGTGGCGGTGGGGCCGGACGGCGGGAAGCTTCCGGGCCAGAGGTACTCTACGTGTAGCGAGAGCCCCTCGCTGGCCGTGGGGGCGGACAACCAGCCGATTGTGGCCTACGAGCTGAACGGCGCTGCTTACGTGCGGCGCTTCGACGGGGCCAACTGGGTGGGCATGGGGCCATCGGAGGGGAAACTCAACGGCTCCATCCCAGCCAACCACGTCGTCATGGTGCTGGACTCCAGCGGGAACCCGGTGGTGATCTGGCGGGCCTACAATACCTCCGACAGCTACGCCCTGCGCTACAAACCCACCCCCACCCCCTCCTGGGAGGCCATCGGGCCAAACAACGGGCTTTTGCCCACGTCGCTCCCGCTGCTCGGGTTCTACCCGACCAGCCTGATCCTGGATGCCTCGGGTAACCCGGTGGCAGCGGGTGCGGCCGATATCTGCAGCAGCCCGTCGTGTGGCTCGGCTTACATGGGCGTGGCGATCTACCGCTACGACGGAACCCAGTGGCAGACGTCCGGGGGGCACACCGCTAGCCCCAACGGGTATCTCTCGAACAGACCGGGGCGAAGGGCTTTGGTGCTCGACGCCAGCAACCACCCGCTGATGGCCTGGGTAGAGCTCAGCGTCCTCTACGTTCAGCGCTGGAACGGCTCGGTCTGGACCGGAGTGGGCTCCGACAGCGGGGCCTTTGGCAACGGGTACAACGCCCCCACCCTGGTTCGGGACGGCGCGGGGAACCTGCTGTTGGGCTTCAAGTTGATCGGCGGGCAAAAAATAGAGATCTACCGATACGTCCCTTGA